CGGCACCCCTTGTCGAGAAAGGGTCGGCCCCGCGTATCGAACTGATCCGCCTCGACCGCACCATCGCCGATCTCGAAGGCCAGCTCTCCTCGACCCGGATCTCGATCCCCCGCGCCGAGGCAGCACGGGATGAAATCAAGCGCAAGATCGACGAGAAGATCGCGACCTTCCGCTCCGATACGAGTGCGGATTTGGCAAAGCGCCGGTCCGACCTCATGGCGGTCACGGAGAAAATCACGGCAGAACAGGATCGCGTGACCCGCACGGAAGTGCGCTCGCCCGTCCGCGGCACGATCAAGGAAATCAAGATCAACACGATCGGCGGCGTCATTCGCCCCGGTGCCGACCTTGTGGAGATCGTCCCCCTCGAGGACACTTTGCTTGTCGAGGCCAAGGTGCGCCCCTCCGACATCGCCTTTCTCCGGCCCGGTCAATCGGCCATGGTGAAGATCAGCGCCTACGATTTCTCGATCTATGGCGGCCTCAAGGCGCATCTCGAGCAGATCAGCGCCGACGCCATCCAGGAGGAACGGGGCGATGGCAAGGGTGGAAGCTTTTTCCGTGTGACGCTTCGCACGGACAAGAACCACCTGGGGAGCGAACAGAACCCGCTGCCGATCATTCCGGGCATGACGGCGAGTGCGGAAATCCTCACCGGGCAGAAGAGCGTGCTCGACTATCTCCTGAAGCCCGTCCTCAAGGCGCGCGATCGCGCCCTGCACGAGCGTTGAAACCGCTAGGAGAGGCCTCTCATCCTTCGAGACGGGACCTTCGGTCCCTCCTCAGGATGAGGACCATTTTTCACAGCACTTCCTCATCCTGGGGGCCAAGGCGAGCGGCAGCGAGCGTCTCGAAGGATGAGGACCATTTTTCACAGTACTTCCTCGTCCTTCGGGATGGGACCTTCAGTCCCTCCTCAGGATGAGGAAAATCTATTTACCGCAGTCCCTCATCCTGAGGAGCGAGCGACTGCGAGTATCTCGAAGGATGAGGTCAATCGCTGCGGCGCTTGGAAAGAATGCGCAGGGCGTCAAGGTCGCCTCGGATCAAGGCTTCTTTCTTCGCCCGTCGCCATCCCTTGAGTTGCCTTTCGGCCTCGATGGCGTCGGTTATGCGATCGAATTCCCAATGGAACACGAGTTCGACCGGCCGGCGTCGAAGCGTATATCGTTGAGATCGAGCGATTGAAGCAAATCGGCGATCGAAAGGCTAACGCCGTCCGGCAAGGTAACAAGCGTCGAGCCGTCCGGGCTCGAGCCATTTGGAAACCCTTGCAATATGAGCGTTCCGCCGTTCGGAAAATCGAAAACTAAGTCGCCACGAATAGCGTGCGAGGGAACGTCTAGCGGGTTGAACTCGAAGACAAGTTCCTGACCGGGCGCAATGTCGACGGTGAGATGCTCGTTCGCCGCTGGCGCCTTGACGACCATCGGAGAGGGGCCGGATTGAGTTGCAGAGGTTGCCGCAACTTGAATCGTCGGGTCAGTAAGTCCTGCAGAATCCAACATTGTCATCTCTAATATTAGGTAACGCAAAGGTGGCATCTCTATGAGACGACTCACCCCAAGATAGTATTCCACAGGCTATATCAGCATGCAAATGTATTTTGCAAAACCCCCGCGCCATTACTTTGCTATACTGAGCTCCTCTCAGGATTACGACGTAGATCAAATATAAGTATTATTTAATTTTAAGAATAAATGACGCAAAAACATCGAGTTCGCCAGAGTGCCGGGCGAGGCCCCGGGCCGGATCGTGCGGGCCGCTTGGTGGTGACAAGTCGGTAAGTGCATCCTCTCTAAGGGCAGGTGCGATCGAAGCAGGCGACCGAATCTTGTCCTGGCAAGGGGCCGCCATGTCGAAGCCGCCCAAGGCGTCCCGAGGCGATACTATGGACAGGTCATCGGACGATGTGTCAAAACCTCGCAGCGACGCGTGCGTTCGCTGCAATGAGATGTGGGCTCAGGGCCGGGCGGGGCCGGCGAAACGGGCCTCGCATATCGACCGCAACGATGGACTATCGGGCAGGCCTGCAACTGTGCTGAATGTGCCGCGAACCTCGGTAATCCTCGCAACCGCGCTCCTGTCTGCGACAGGGGCAAGTGGCGGCGAATTCAACGGACCGACCGTCCGCGCATCATCACAAGCAAGCTTTCTCGTAGCACCCACGGTCCATTCGACGAATATGGCACGGTTCGAGAAATGGCGCGATTTGCTTGCGCGATGGGCGCGTGAGCAACGTCTCGCGGCGACAACGTGTGCTGCCAGCAATTCTGTCAATTGTGTGCCGCCGGAATGGCAGCGCTTATTGAAGGATTTGGCGCAGCTCTCCGACCGGGAGAAGCTGGAGCGTGTCAATTCCGCGCTCAATCGCCATCCCTACGTTTCCTCCTATCAGAACTGGGGCGAAGTCAATTACTGGGAAACGCCGTTCGAGTTCCTGCGCAGAAACGGACAGTGTCAAGACTACTCGGTCGCCAAGTTCATGATGCTGCGGGCCACGGGATTTCCAAACGAGCGCCTTCGAATCGTCATTGTGCACGACGACGAGCGGCAACTCGACCACGCCGTTCTGATCGCCTACGTTGACGGCGAAGCCTTGCTTCTCGATAACCAGTTTACAAGTGTGGTGCCGGCCGCAAAAGTTCGCCGATATCGCCCCTACTATTCGATCAATGAAACGGGGTGGTGGCTCTACATCGCCGAATCGAACGACCGTGGACATGGGGCTCGGGGCTTGGACTAGTGCGGTGGATTTGAAGTTCCTAGCATTTTGGTCGCATCCGCGTTTAGGAACTTCAAATCCGAATACCACACGAGATACAATATATTCCTCGTGTGGCTTTGAATCCGAAGTTCGCTCACGGCCCCGGCCCCTAATGTGGCGAATTTCGGATCCGCCACGCGAGCCGTTGGCGGATGATGCCGCGAGGGCCTTAACCCGCGACCCGTTCATATCCTTCCAGGTTTGCCGGCAAGGACGTCCGCGAGCTTGTCAAACGAGCCACTCCAGCCGTGATCGTGGCTATCGCGCGACTCTTTCGTTTCAAACCGGCCATGGCGAATCGTCATCTCCGTTTTCCGGCCGATCGCTCGGCACGTGATCTCTGCCACCGACTCGTGGCCGCTGCGGTGCCCATGCCCGTCTTCCTCCCATGCCCAGGTGAAGACGAGCCGTTCGGGGAATATGATCTCGCGGTAAACGCCGCTCACCGTATAGACCTTGCCCGACTCGTCGTGCATCCGAATGCGGTAGGATCCGCCCGGCCGTGCATCCATTCTCACCACCTCCGCCTTGATGCTGCGCGGCCCGATCCAGCGCGCGATACGCTCAGGTTCAATCCAGCTTCGAAACACTTCCCCGGGTGGTGCATCGAACACTCGCGTCAACTCGAGCGAAAGGGCTTGATCAGCTTCCGCGGCGCTGGGCTTGCTTGGACTTGCCATGGATCTTCTCCCTGGATTTGCGCGAACCGCGAAGCTGCCGGTCGAGCCGATCGAACCTCTCGTTCCAGAAGCGGCGATAGAAGGCGATCCATTCGGCCGCCTCACTCAGTGCATGCGCGTTGAGACGACACCGTCGATGCTGCCCGTCACGCGTACGAACGATCAGCGCCGCGCGCTCAAGCACCTTCAAATGGCGCGAGACCGCGGGAAGGGAGATGGCGAACGGCGCTGCAAGTTCGTTGACCGTCGCCTCGCCGAGTGCAAGCCGGGCGAGTATCGCGCGACGCGTCGGATCGGCAAGGGCGGCGAAAGTGCCGTTGAGATTCGATGCGTCTATCACTTGTTTTATCCGTTAATTAACGCATATGTTAATTAACGCCGCGACAGTCTCTGGTCAAGTGCGGACGAGTATTTGCGCCAGCGCGAACCGAGGGTCAGTTCAAGCCTTGTGGGGTGCCGGGCGCCTCAAGTCTTCCTTTTCTTGGGACCGGACCGAGTGATCCCCTGCAATCATCAAGTAGACCGCTGGCACCACGAAGAGCGTGAAAAGGGTGCCGATCGCAAGGCCGCTCGCAATCACGAGTCCCATGTCGAAACGGGATACGGCACCCGCACCGCTCGCGACGATTAGCGGCACGACGCCGAGTACCATCGCCGCAGTCGTCATCAGGATCGGTCGCAAGCGAATGCTGGCGGCCGCCTCAATCGCTTCGCGCTTCGATTTGCCTTGCCGCTGCAATTCATTGGCAAACTCGACGATCAAGATGCCGTGCTTGCTGATGAGGCCCATCAGCGTGACGAGTCCGACTTCGGTGTAAATGTTGAGGCTCGCCCCGCCGATCCCGAGACTTATGAAAATAAGCGCCCCCGCGATCGACATGGGCACCGAGACGAGGATGATAAGCGGATCGCGGAAGCTTTCGAAAAGGGCCGCGAGGGAGAGGAAAATAATAATCAGGGCGAATGCGAACGTCGTAACGAAACCGCTCGACTCCTGAACGTATTGCCGCGTCAGGCCGCCGTAATCGATCGAATAACCCTGGGGCAACGTCTTCGCGGCGAGGGCGCGGAGATAGGCAAGCGCATCGCCCAGTGCCACGCCCGGAGTGGCGACACCTTGGATCGTCGCGTCGTTGATCTGCTGAAAATGATTGAGCGACTCAGGCTCGGTCTTCGTGGTGATACGCGCGACGGTGGAGAGTGGCACCGGGATGCCGTTCACCGAGCCAATATAGTAATCGAGAAGTTGATCCGTGTTGAGGCGGTAGCGCTGCTGCACCTGCGGTATCACCTTATAGGAACGTTGATCGAGCGCGAAGTAATTGATGTAGCCGCCACCCAGCATCGACGTCATCGCACCGCCCACGTCGCTCATCTTCATCCCGAGTTG
This sequence is a window from Alphaproteobacteria bacterium. Protein-coding genes within it:
- a CDS encoding HlyD family type I secretion periplasmic adaptor subunit; amino-acid sequence: APLVEKGSAPRIELIRLDRTIADLEGQLSSTRISIPRAEAARDEIKRKIDEKIATFRSDTSADLAKRRSDLMAVTEKITAEQDRVTRTEVRSPVRGTIKEIKINTIGGVIRPGADLVEIVPLEDTLLVEAKVRPSDIAFLRPGQSAMVKISAYDFSIYGGLKAHLEQISADAIQEERGDGKGGSFFRVTLRTDKNHLGSEQNPLPIIPGMTASAEILTGQKSVLDYLLKPVLKARDRALHER
- a CDS encoding metalloregulator ArsR/SmtB family transcription factor, with protein sequence MDASNLNGTFAALADPTRRAILARLALGEATVNELAAPFAISLPAVSRHLKVLERAALIVRTRDGQHRRCRLNAHALSEAAEWIAFYRRFWNERFDRLDRQLRGSRKSREKIHGKSKQAQRRGS
- a CDS encoding transglutaminase-like cysteine peptidase, with amino-acid sequence MKDLAQLSDREKLERVNSALNRHPYVSSYQNWGEVNYWETPFEFLRRNGQCQDYSVAKFMMLRATGFPNERLRIVIVHDDERQLDHAVLIAYVDGEALLLDNQFTSVVPAAKVRRYRPYYSINETGWWLYIAESNDRGHGARGLD
- a CDS encoding SRPBCC domain-containing protein, whose translation is MASPSKPSAAEADQALSLELTRVFDAPPGEVFRSWIEPERIARWIGPRSIKAEVVRMDARPGGSYRIRMHDESGKVYTVSGVYREIIFPERLVFTWAWEEDGHGHRSGHESVAEITCRAIGRKTEMTIRHGRFETKESRDSHDHGWSGSFDKLADVLAGKPGRI